In the genome of Cryptomeria japonica chromosome 8, Sugi_1.0, whole genome shotgun sequence, one region contains:
- the LOC131079442 gene encoding uncharacterized protein LOC131079442 → MRLQGSCHCGAVKFTCESKNPVPYQLCYCGVCRKTAGGGGYAINLAGEASTLIVSGEENITVYQAAIQNPEDSSAQVSSARRRFCKKCGSALWLDDPQWADLIHPFASAIDTDLPLPPTKTHIMVDFKPSWVQLDESPAATDKKFGRYPEESIADWHSRHGLQF, encoded by the exons ATGAGGTTACAAGGAAGTTGCCATTGCGGGGCAGTTAAATTTACCTGCGAGTCCAAGAATCCCGTTCCTTACCAG TTATGCTACTGCGGAGTATGCAGAAAGACTGCAGGGGGTGGAGGTTACGCCATTAATCTGGCAGGCGAAGCGAGTACTTTAATAGTGAGCGGAGAAGAAAACATTACTGTATATCAGGCCGCCATTCAAAATCCAGAGGACTCCTCTGCTCAG GTGAGCAGCGCGAGGAGAAGGTTCTGCAAAAAGTGTGGATCTGCACTGTGGTTGGACGATCCGCAATGGGCAGACCTCATCCACCCCTTTGCCTCTGCTATTGATACAGATCTGCCACTTCCTCCCACTAAAACCCATATCATGGTTGATTTTAAGCCCTCGTGGGTTCAACTCGATGAAAGCCCTGCTGCAACGGATAAGAAATTTGGGAGATACCCGGAGGAATCCATTGCCGACTGGCACAGTCGCCATGGCCTTCAATTCTAA